In one Nyctibius grandis isolate bNycGra1 chromosome 19, bNycGra1.pri, whole genome shotgun sequence genomic region, the following are encoded:
- the FITM2 gene encoding acyl-coenzyme A diphosphatase FITM2, protein MERAGRWLRAALAGGRVRRRLPWLLLAVVLLGSALKDGDLVPETPLRNKRNPLNVYFVKVAWAWTFWLLLPFIAVTTYQLAKSKFLYGPTKSILTVLRRLSALLVGTAIWYVCTGLFIYIENLTGVCSTSGKLSEPRRLYATKQECHQDYGIWNGFDISGHCFLLSYCALMIVEEVAVMEGLSIDQNSKLRVVINGLFVSLCFLTMIWVFMFLCTAVYFHDLSQKLLGVLIGLSAWYGTYRFWYLKPFSPGLPLPNIPLSSKKYSYSR, encoded by the exons ATGGAGCGGGCCGGGCGCTGGCTGCGGGCCGCGCTGGCGGGCGGGCGGGTGCGCCGCCGCTTGCCATGGCTGCTGCTCGCCGTCGTCCTGCTCGGGTCCGCCCTCAAGGACGGCGACCTGGTGCCCGAGACGCCCTTGCGGAACAAGCGCAACCCGCTCAACGT CTATTTTGTCAAGGTGGCTTGGGCGTGGACATTCTGGCTTCTGCTGCCCTTCATCGCAGTCACCACCTACCAGTTGGCCAAGAGCAAGTTCCTCTACGGACCCACGAAGAGCATTTTGACGGTGCTGCGGCGTCTCAGTGCACTGCTAGTGGGCACTGCCATCTGGTACGTCTGCACCGGACTCTTCATCTATATCGAGAATCTCACCGGCGTGTGTTCTACCTCGGGTAAACTCAGCGAGCCTCGCCGGCTGTATGCCACCAAGCAGGAGTGCCACCAGGACTACGGGATCTGGAATGGATTTGATATCTCAGGGCACTGTTTCCTGCTCTCATACTGTGCTCTGATGATTGTGGAGGAAGTGGCTGTGATGGAAGGCTTGTCCATAGACCAGAACTCTAAGCTGCGTGTTGTAATCAACGGcctgtttgtttccttgtgttttctCACCATGATCTGGGTGTTCATGTTTCTCTGCACTGCCGTGTATTTCCATGACTTGAGTCAAAAGCTTCTCGGTGTGCTGATAGGTCTGTCAGCTTGGTATGGGACATACAGATTTTGGTACTTGAAACCCTTTTCTCCTGGACTACCTCTTCCAAATATACCTTTGAGTTCAAAGAAATACAGTTACAGCAGataa